A section of the Cryobacterium soli genome encodes:
- a CDS encoding DUF6855 family protein, which translates to MTQGTAADPWQLTTAPGSSTYTMHREGDELICQVGATTLKYRARAIDDLHAWLAEQGGWVPLGASDEKKPAPEGSVEAWGRSADNPVGGWYGLRAGYRGRFGMYLPPLLEQLGLAELTHEKRNNQMRALPSD; encoded by the coding sequence ATGACCCAAGGAACTGCTGCCGATCCCTGGCAGCTCACGACAGCACCCGGCTCCTCGACCTACACGATGCACCGCGAGGGCGATGAACTGATCTGCCAGGTCGGCGCCACGACCCTGAAGTACCGGGCCCGCGCCATCGACGACCTGCACGCCTGGCTGGCAGAGCAGGGCGGCTGGGTGCCGCTCGGCGCGAGCGACGAGAAGAAGCCCGCGCCGGAGGGCAGCGTCGAGGCGTGGGGCCGCTCCGCCGACAACCCCGTCGGCGGTTGGTACGGCCTGCGCGCCGGCTACCGCGGCCGGTTCGGCATGTACCTGCCCCCGCTGCTGGAACAGCTCGGCTTGGCCGAACTCACCCATGAGAAGCGCAACAACCAGATGCGCGCGCTTCCCTCCGACTAG
- a CDS encoding DUF6412 domain-containing protein, with product MRTRTLLPAGASPAARLSVALGLSLGAGFGLGALLLGGRGFGEVLALAALFTLSASAVAVTGAAQQVLAMLVMVLTGAPTPAARPYPELASQVGQSVPDAPGKPQPRAPGLTLSVA from the coding sequence ATGCGCACACGTACGCTGCTGCCCGCCGGAGCATCGCCGGCCGCCCGCCTGTCGGTCGCCCTTGGACTGAGTCTCGGCGCCGGGTTCGGTCTCGGCGCGCTGCTCCTCGGCGGCCGCGGCTTCGGCGAGGTCCTCGCGCTGGCCGCCCTCTTCACCCTGAGTGCCTCGGCCGTGGCCGTCACCGGCGCGGCCCAGCAGGTGCTGGCGATGCTCGTCATGGTGCTCACCGGAGCACCTACGCCCGCCGCCCGACCCTACCCCGAGCTGGCCTCCCAGGTGGGCCAGAGCGTTCCGGATGCGCCGGGCAAGCCCCAGCCGCGAGCCCCGGGCCTGACTCTCTCGGTCGCCTAG
- a CDS encoding YidC/Oxa1 family membrane protein insertase: MNFYAFGPIAAVLDAAYAVLHNLTLFLTPLSAANAAALAIIVLTLALRLVLIPVGVSQARAQQQRQRLAPRLAELRRQHGSNPERLQRETMALYAAENASPLAGCLPLLVQAPILSIVYGLFVLGTINGHDNALLAGGLFGSPLGSSILSGWGAGTAPAVLLVGGVLLAVLLAAQLLSRRLMLAQAAASAAPAGPSSPGAAVRPVPGALSPAAQATMSGVLSWLPLISVVFAAFVPLAAAIYLTVSALWGVTERALLWRILRPATR; this comes from the coding sequence ATGAATTTCTATGCCTTCGGCCCCATCGCGGCCGTGCTCGACGCGGCCTATGCCGTTCTGCACAACCTCACCTTGTTCCTCACCCCGCTCAGCGCGGCCAACGCGGCCGCCCTCGCGATCATCGTGCTCACCCTCGCCCTGCGCCTGGTGCTCATCCCCGTCGGGGTCTCCCAGGCCCGGGCCCAACAACAGCGGCAACGCCTCGCCCCGCGCCTCGCCGAGCTGCGCCGCCAGCACGGCAGCAACCCCGAGCGCCTGCAACGAGAAACCATGGCCCTGTACGCGGCCGAGAACGCGTCGCCCCTGGCCGGATGCCTGCCGCTGCTCGTGCAGGCCCCGATCCTTTCGATCGTGTACGGCCTCTTCGTGCTGGGCACCATCAACGGGCACGACAACGCCCTCCTTGCCGGCGGCCTGTTCGGCAGCCCGCTGGGCAGCAGCATCCTCTCCGGCTGGGGCGCAGGCACCGCTCCGGCGGTGCTCCTGGTCGGCGGGGTTCTCCTCGCCGTGCTGCTCGCCGCCCAGCTGCTCAGCCGGCGACTGATGCTCGCTCAGGCCGCCGCATCCGCCGCCCCGGCCGGCCCGTCATCGCCCGGTGCGGCGGTGCGGCCGGTTCCGGGAGCCCTCTCGCCGGCCGCCCAGGCGACCATGTCCGGTGTCCTGAGCTGGCTGCCGCTGATCAGCGTGGTCTTCGCGGCCTTCGTGCCGCTGGCCGCGGCGATCTACCTCACGGTGAGTGCGCTCTGGGGTGTCACCGAGCGGGCGCTGCTCTGGCGCATCCTGCGTCCGGCCACCCGGTAG
- a CDS encoding SPW repeat domain-containing protein: MRFIPTKVHAVLDYVVAIALILAPTIFMFEEVGGAAVIIPRILGVGLILYSLFTRYELGLVKVIGMPVHLVFDIVASVFLIASPFLFGFINEAPNAWLPHIVVGVAVILVVLCSKSQPGASVTGSKAHASSVA, translated from the coding sequence ATGCGTTTCATTCCCACCAAGGTCCACGCCGTTCTCGACTACGTCGTCGCCATCGCCCTGATCCTCGCCCCCACGATCTTCATGTTCGAAGAGGTCGGCGGCGCGGCCGTCATCATCCCGCGGATCCTGGGCGTCGGCCTCATCCTCTACAGCCTCTTCACCCGCTACGAGCTGGGCCTGGTCAAGGTCATCGGCATGCCCGTTCACCTGGTCTTCGACATCGTCGCGTCGGTGTTCCTGATCGCCTCCCCGTTCCTGTTCGGTTTCATCAACGAGGCCCCGAACGCCTGGCTGCCGCACATCGTTGTCGGTGTCGCCGTGATCCTCGTCGTGCTCTGCTCCAAGAGCCAGCCCGGCGCCAGCGTCACCGGCTCGAAGGCGCACGCCAGCAGCGTCGCCTGA